From Debaryomyces hansenii CBS767 chromosome C complete sequence, a single genomic window includes:
- a CDS encoding DEHA2C06050p (highly similar to CA2666|IPF16995 Candida albicans) produces the protein MFRAISRISSPFIALGIGFAAFPRDWRKGNFTNDRKLTSFNQSVIEQIQNTSEYQKLQGNESVTMHYSSQTFPSQHHKNSVGSGILFGPNLMEIDPIIFINQDEGELTGFYHLGRSLISQDGQIHNGVVSTILDEGLCSCGFPLLPSKKGVTAKLSIDFKNQIPPGSTVILRARVKEAKGRKVVIHGDLETYPLKEGEQPLKIAESRCILVEPKWFQYFSWLQVF, from the coding sequence ATGTTTAGAGCCATAAGTAGAATAAGCAGTCCATTCATTGCTCTTGGAATAGGATTTGCAGCATTCCCTAGGGATTGGAGGAAAGGGAATTTCACTAATGACCGCAAGTTGACTAGTTTTAATCAATCGGTGATAGAACAAATCCAGAATACTAGTGAATATCAGAAACTACAAGGAAATGAGTCTGTAACTATGCATTACTCGAGTCAGACATTCCCTAGTCAACATCACAAAAATAGTGTTGGATCAGGAATACTTTTCGGGCCCAATCTAATGGAAATCGACCCcatcatctttatcaaCCAAGACGAGGGAGAATTGACAGGATTTTACCATTTGGGTCGTCTGCTCATAAGTCAAGATGGACAAATACACAACGGTGTTGTATCTACAATATTGGACGAAGGGTTGTGTTCATGCGGATTTCCGTTGTTACCATCAAAGAAGGGGGTCACAGCCAAATTATCCATCGACTTCAAGAATCAAATTCCGCCTGGCAGCACAGTCATATTGAGAGCAAGGGTTAAAGAGGCTAAGGGAAGAAAGGTTGTCATTCACGGGGATTTGGAAACGTATCCGTTAAAGGAAGGTGAACAACCTTTGAAAATCGCCGAATCCCGTTGTATCTTAGTAGAACCAAAATGGTTCCAATATTTTTCGTGGCTCCAAGTGTTCTAA
- a CDS encoding DEHA2C06072p (similar to uniprot|P43074 Candida albicans WHS11 White colony protein WHS11) codes for MSDTGRKDISDKIESAVKPDSQKSTLDKGKDTVTDKVDNLVGDNTRSGDKSFVQQASDAIFGEKK; via the coding sequence ATGTCAGACACCGGCCGTAAAGATATCTcagataaaattgaatcagCTGTCAAGCCAGATTCCCAAAAGTCCACTCTTGACAAGGGTAAGGACACTGTTACTGACAAGGTCGACAACCTCGTTGGCGACAACACCCGTAGTGGTGACAAGTCATTTGTTCAACAAGCTTCTGATGCCATTTTCGGTGAAAAGAAGtaa
- a CDS encoding DEHA2C06094p (highly similar to uniprot|P06785 Saccharomyces cerevisiae YOR074C CDC21 Thymidylate synthase): MTVSTNTAEQTYLDLCERIINEGEHRPDRTGTGTKSLFAPPQLRFNLSDDTFPLLTTKKVFSRAIIHELLWFVQGCTDAKKLSEKGVKIWEGNGSREYLDSIGLTDRREGDLGPVYGFQWRHFGAEYKDCDADYSGQGVDQLQDVIKKLKTNPYDRRIIMSAWNPPDFAKMALPPCHVFCQFYVNFPNETPDSNTNKQQKTSSRPKLSCLLYQRSCDMGLGVPFNIASYALLTKMIAHIVDMDCGEFIHTLGDAHVYLDHVDALKEQLVRTPKDFPKLIIKEERKDEIKSIDDFKFEDFEIIGYDPYGPIKMKMSV, from the coding sequence ATGACGGTATCTACAAACACAGCAGAGCAAACATACTTGGATTTGTGTGAACGTATCATAAATGAAGGAGAACATCGTCCAGATAGAACTGGAACGGGTACTAAATCGCTTTTTGCTCCTCCACAGTTGAGATTTAATCTCTCAGACGATACATTCCCTCTACTTACTACAAAGAAGGTTTTTTCGAGAGCAATCATTCATGAGTTGTTATGGTTCGTGCAAGGATGTACAGATGCTAAAAAGTTGTCGGAAAAGGGTGTGAAGATTTGGGAAGGCAATGGATCAAGAGAATACTTGGACTCAATAGGGTTGACGGACCGTCGTGAGGGCGATTTAGGTCCAGTTTATGGGTTCCAATGGAGGCATTTTGGGGCAGAGTACAAGGATTGCGATGCCGATTATTCGGGACAAGGGGTTGATCAATTACAGGATgttataaaaaaattgaaaacaaatCCATACGACAGGAGAATTATCATGTCAGCATGGAATCCACCAGATTTTGCTAAGATGGCATTGCCACCTTGCCATGTATTCTGCCAATTTTACGTCAACTTTCCAAACGAGACTCCAGACTCTAACACAAATAAACAACAAAAGACGTCGTCCAGACCAAAATTATCGTGTTTACTATACCAACGTTCATGTGATATGGGATTGGGTGTTCCATTCAATATTGCTTCGTATGCCTTATTAACCAAGATGATTGCACATATAGTCGACATGGATTGTGGTGAGTTTATCCATACATTAGGTGATGCTCATGTGTATTTGGACCATGTAGATGCTCTAAAAGAACAATTGGTCAGAACTCCTAAAGATTTCCCTAAATTAATAATCAaggaagaaagaaaagatgaaatcaagtctattgatgatttcaaatttgaagattttgaaataattggCTACGATCCTTATGGTCCCattaaaatgaaaatgagtGTTTAG
- a CDS encoding DEHA2C06116p (weakly similar to uniprot|Q08490 Saccharomyces cerevisiae YOR073w SGO1 Component of the spindle checkpoint), with protein MARPSVSSQSLVDLASSKIQSKKETKGYDEHNPAASSFSDHEITQEPINNKGLKNKQEQHKNIELIRKKYTLQNKSLAKNNSLMMLRISEMEAKVSDLINENMLLRKRRTYKDTELKKQLESKLVNLETGLMHKFSEIFEMLKGVRMNEGIPENPRLDVFKNFVDEAPSATSTPIEEVAEIGNSPFLFNTRPLAQPLKDDSFTLPKSHLYLHTADKGSRQPTVTERDSIEERESNSVEMREEDKIDPVKDSSVSNVLLEGSENTSPMHNIKVHELKKAGKQDTEVIEFPQKLPQKLSTANRKIQSKESRMFDVYNDKDKNNDGIDILSNKKNSRRTKITGKAAQKQSVIAQDDPPIKEEVPQEVRQEDALKEDTQEDAQEEVQEEDQEEDQEEGQEEGQGGSRRPSRSRKPVSYKWPSLSKKMRRQSEKFVDAVIVPDEEEPSADSYIKEESQSHNERKRTKGNDNTENNSSKRSKRQPLGNVTLANNNKTNSRKENADSKVKALNTNVVQDLNNETDKVVQSKMEIQIERDEKNDPSIFDFDDVYKPPKTYKKRKQGSTKVEKRTYENRRHSMLI; from the coding sequence ATGGCAAGACCATCTGTGAGCTCACAGTCTCTAGTGGACCTAGCGAGCTCAAAGATTcaatcaaagaaagaaacCAAGGGTTATGATGAGCACAATCCGGCTGCTTCATCATTCTCAGATCATGAAATAACACAAGAGCCGATAAATAACAAGggattgaaaaataaacaGGAGCAACACAAGAATATAGAGTTGATCAGGAAGAAGTACACACTTCAGAATAAATCGCTAGCCAAAAACAACTCTTTAATGATGCTCAGAATATCAGAAATGGAGGCTAAAGTGAGtgatttgataaatgaGAATATGTTATTGAGGAAGAGAAGGACGTACAAAGATacagaattgaaaaaacaATTAGAATCGAAACTTGTAAACTTGGAAACGGGGTTAATGCATAAATTCAGCGAAATATTTGAGATGCTTAAAGGGGTGAGGATGAATGAAGGTATACCCGAAAATCCCCGGTTAGACgttttcaagaatttcgTTGATGAAGCTCCCTCAGCTACATCTACGCCTATAGAAGAAGTAGCGGAGATAGGGAATAGTCCgtttttatttaatactAGGCCATTAGCACAGCCATTGAAGGATGACTCGTTCACTTTGCCTAAATCCCATCTATATTTGCATACGGCTGATAAAGGAAGCAGGCAGCCGACTGTAACTGAAAGAGATTCTATTGAAGAGAGGGAAAGCAATTCTGTTGAAATGAGggaagaagataaaattgatcCTGTTAAAGATAGTTCTGTAAGCAATGTTCTCCTTGAAGGGCTGGAAAATACTTCTCCAATGCACAATATTAAGGTTCATGAACTCAAAAAAGCTGGAAAACAAGATACCGAGGTAATAGAATTTCCTCAGAAGCTTCCTCAGAAGCTTTCAACCGCCAATAGAAAGATTCAATCAAAAGAGTCTCGCATGTTTGACGTATACAATgataaagataaaaataatgatgggATAGATATTTTGAGTAATaaaaagaattcaagacGAACAAAGATAACAGGAAAAGCAGCCCAAAAACAGCTGGTAATTGCTCAAGATGACCCTCCAATTAAGGAAGAGGTGCCTCAAGAGGTGCGTCAAGAGGATGCCTTAAAAGAGGATACCCAGGAGGATGCCCAAGAAGAGGTACAAGAGGAAGATCAAGAGGAAGATCAAGAGGAAGGTCAAGAAGAGGGCCAAGGAGGGAGCAGAAGACCTAGTCGTAGCAGAAAACCTGTTAGTTATAAATGGCCTTCAttatcgaagaaaatgaGACGACAATCGgaaaaatttgttgatgCAGTTATTGTCCCCGATGAGGAGGAACCTTCTGCTGACTCATATATTAAGGAAGAATCTCAATCGCATAATGAGCGAAAGAGAACTAAAGGCAATGATAATACggaaaataattcttccaaGAGATCAAAGCGCCAACCATTAGGTAATGTTACGCTTGccaacaataataaaaccaACTCTCGGAAAGAAAATGCAGATTCCAAGGTCAAAGCGCTTAATACCAATGTCGTTCAAGACTTAAATAATGAGACTGACAAAGTAGTTCAATCTAAGATGGAAATCCAGATAGAGAGAGATGAGAAGAATGATCCGTCTATCTTCGATTTCGACGACGTCTACAAGCCACCAAAAACATACAAGAAGCGTAAACAAGGTAGTACCAAGGTGGAGAAGAGAACATATGAAAACAGAAGGCACAGCATGTTAATTTAG
- a CDS encoding DEHA2C06138p (weakly similar to uniprot|P36162 Saccharomyces cerevisiae YKR083C DAD2 Essential protein) → MDRRTVLKSTHIQQKIAEKKAELENLNEIKKFTSILTNQLDELENKLDYMAEGTESVALVLSNWQNVVKSVSLASLGLLKYSEKDYETGAPLPECLVRIKLDKDDNVGEEIQEKEEMETDDYISDQQAEESENINEEEDRQEVQTSYTD, encoded by the coding sequence ATGGATCGACGTACTGTTTTAAAATCAACTCATATACAGCAGAAGATTGCTGAAAAAAAAGCAGAGTTGGAGAActtgaatgaaattaaaaaattcacATCTATTTTAACAAATCAATTGGATGAACTAGAGAATAAATTGGATTATATGGCAGAAGGTACAGAAAGTGTTGCATTGGTTTTATCTAATTGGCAAAATGTGGTGAAGTCCGTGTCGTTGGCATCCCTAGgattgttgaaatatagtGAGAAGGATTATGAGACTGGAGCACCTCTACCTGAATGTCTCGTGCGTATAAAGCTTGATAAAGATGACAATGTTGGTGAAGAAATacaagaaaaggaagagaTGGAGACAGACGACTACATACTGGATCAGCAGGCTGAAGAGAGTGAAAATATAAACGAGGAAGAGGATAGACAAGAAGTGCAGACTTCCTATACAGATTAA